A single window of Macrobrachium nipponense isolate FS-2020 chromosome 31, ASM1510439v2, whole genome shotgun sequence DNA harbors:
- the LOC135206767 gene encoding uncharacterized protein LOC135206767, which yields MTVMTLVNDINRNANPNSISRSSRIGGRRRAGGGGAGGGVGGGGGAGGRIRGEMTWRGGIGRGGGIAEVAGKGRTGGGDSGLDGPSAKATRDMFLPYIPQHIIKKKQRHMDHRPTTLLPHPLSLLPPSSSTPFHPTSIFGLKNPLGGRDKRFPSPPLPIAHCLDTSSENSDLLLYI from the coding sequence ATGACAGTAATGACATTAGTAAACGATATTAACCGCAATGCTAATCCAAATAGCATCAGCAGAAGTAGCAGAATCGGAGGTAGGaggagagcaggaggaggaggagcaggaggaggtgtaggaggaggaggaggagcaggaggaaggaTAAGAGGAGAAATGACCTGGAGAGGAGGgataggaaggggaggggggattgCTGAGGTGGCCGGTAAGGGGAGGACGGGAGGTGGGGATAGTGGATTAGATGGTCCGTCCGCTAAAGCAACCAGAGATATGTTCCTGCCGTATATTCCACAGCATATCATAAAGAAGAAGCAGAGACACATGGACCACCGTCCCACTACCttactcccccaccccctttccctcctccccccttcctcctcaACCCCTTTCCACCCCACTTCAATATTCGGGCTCAAAAATCCCTTGGGCGGGAGAGATAAGCGCTTTCCATCACCACCGTTGCCAATTGCTCATTGCCTCGACACTTCATCTGAGAACTCGGACTTgcttctatatatctaa